The proteins below come from a single Argentina anserina chromosome 1, drPotAnse1.1, whole genome shotgun sequence genomic window:
- the LOC126791972 gene encoding calcium-binding protein CML24-like — MSSRSLRGGGAVGSSPEELKLIFDKFDKNGDGRICCDELREIFRELGSETTPDEVRTIMAEFDKDGDGRIDLDEFAEILNGGSTKDLRDAFDLYDLDKNGRISAGELHEVLKRLGQKCSRKDCAKMIASVDADGDGHVNFEEFKKMMKKP; from the coding sequence ATGTCGTCGAGAAGCTTGAGAGGCGGCGGCGCAGTCGGATCTTCGCCGGAGGAGCTGAAGCTGATCTTCGACAAGTTTGACAAGAACGGCGACGGGAGGATCTGCTGCGACGAGCTCAGGGAGATCTTCCGGGAGCTCGGCTCCGAGACGACGCCGGACGAGGTCAGGACCATAATGGCCGAGTTCGACAAGGACGGCGACGGCCGCATTGACCTAGACGAGTTCGCCGAGATTCTCAACGGCGGATCCACCAAGGATCTCCGCGACGCTTTCGACCTCTACGACCTCGACAAGAACGGCCGCATCTCCGCGGGTGAGCTCCACGAGGTCCTCAAGCGATTGGGACAGAAGTGCTCGCGTAAGGACTGCGCCAAGATGATCGCCTCCGTCGACGCCGACGGCGATGGCCACGTCAACTTCGAGGAAttcaagaagatgatgaagaaaccCTAA